The nucleotide sequence TCGTACATGGGTTGATGTGAGTTTTTGACCTCGACATAGGCACATAGCAGTGTAGGTTCAATCAAACTAAGATAGCGCCTAAGATAATGGTGATTTATGAAGCAGCCCAAATGGCATTACATATAGTAAGAGATGATGAAACAATCCTTCTTTGTGAcatttacatgttttttttttttaaatgaatttagTGTGTTTTGATatcaaagtctttttttttctaagaTTTTTCTATAACTTTAAATTTCTGTACTTGTGAAATTTAGGTTTTCTCGTATCTGGATCAGACCAATCTCTGCAGAGCTGCTAGAGTTTCTAAGCAGTGGCGAACCGTTAGTACTCATGAAGATTTCTggatgaatttgaattttgaaaatcgGAACATATCTGAAGAACAATGTGAGCTTGAGTATATGTTGTATTCTTTATAAAAgtttttagttttataaatGTGCTTATTTAAAGTTTTATGTATAATCACAGTTGTGAGCATGTGTAGGCGTTATCCGAATGCTACATCATTGAGCATATCAGGACCTACTATTGATTTGCTGGTCATGAAGGCAATGTCTTTGCTAAGGTAGGTATTTTGTGTGACATTGCACTGAATCAAGTCATGTTGGATTCTGGCTGAtttgtttcattattttcaGGAAGCTCGAGGTTTTAACATTAGGAAGAGGACAAATAGGGGATgctttttttgttgttctaCCTGATTGTTCCATGTTGAGAGAATTGTATATCGATGATTCTACACTTGGAAATAGTATTCCGGAGATATCTGTTGTTCATGAGAGATTGTGTCATcttgaattaataaaatgtcGTGGGACGCGAATACAAGTCAGGTGAATATGCCTCAAAGTTTGACTGACACCTCcgatgataaaataaaaagtgatggTTTATTCATTTTTCAGGTGCCCACAACTTAAAACTATGTCTTTGAAGAGCAGTAACATGGCACAGGTTGTACTTGATTGCCCTCTTCTACATGAACTTGATATTGGTTCTTGCAACAAACTTCCTGATGCTGTTATTCGTGCTGTTGCAACTTCATGCCCTCAACTGGTGAAGCTGGACATGCGTAACTGTTCTTGTGTCAGCGATGAAACCCTGCGTGAAATAGCGCAGCATTGTCCTAATCTTGGTTTTCTTGATTCATCATACTGCCCAAGCATATCTTTGGAGGTGTGCTTCAAATTGTATACTCGCTTTTTTGCATATGTAAGCTTGTATTTTGAACTAAAGTATATGGCTTTTCTCTTTTAAGTCGGTTCGGATGACAATGTTGACAATTCTAAGGCTTCATAGCTGCGAGGGCATCACTTCTGCATCAATGGCTGCTATAGCTCATAGCTCTATGTTGGAGGTATTTTATCTGTCCCAGATATTGATATTAATGACATGTCTGAATTCATGAGTATTACGATTAATACATTTAACCACCCCGCCAATGCAGGTTTTGTAACTCCGCAGTTGCAGTCTATTGACTTGAGCGTCGTTGGATCTTCCACATTTGAAGAATATTAGATTGGCGTACTGTCGCAAGTATGTTTCtgcttcattttctctctccccAGAAAAGCACTATAATTCTATTATTGATCcgtctctctctattgcttttcACTTTCTGTTTAAGTCAATACCAAATCCTTTTTTCTATTGTTGCgcctaatttatttttttgaatggtTTCCTTTGCAGATTAGCAGATTTGAACTTGAGGGCTATATCGCTTTCTTCTATACAAGTGTCTGACTGCTCTGTACTTCACCGGATCAATATCACTTCAAATTCACTTCAAGTATGTGTTATACACTTATACTTATGTCTTGTTTCATTCCCCATTCTCATATATTCTAGAGTATATGCAGACATTAGCACTGCAAAAGCAGGATAGCTTAACTTCATTAGCATTGCAATGCCAATCTTTCCAAGAAGTGGATCTCTCTGAGTGTGAATCTTTGACAAATTCTATATGTGATGTTTTTGGTGATGGTGGAGGATGTCCTATGTTGAAATCACTAGTTCTGGATTATTGTGAGGTACATGAACAaatatttcttttgaatttctggatttattttccaaaatttgattattCATGAGCTATGTTAGTATAGTAGTATATTCTGACAATTCAAATAAGTGTTTTCCTACTCTTGATCCCTTTTACACAAttctaattgttttttatataatcAACTAATCCAGCTGTACCATAACTTATTGATTGAAGTTTTGcttgtgatttttataatacTGATGTACTTTTTTTGTATGTCATATTGATGAAGTTTATGAAAGGGTATTCTTGGTATTCTCACAAAATCAGTTTAAAGAACTACTGAAATTTGTGACTTTAGTTGAAATAATTGCATGAATCATTATTAGTTGTTACTATCAGTGTTTAGCGGTAGATGATCCTTGGGATAATGTCTCAACTTTTCTGGCTGTTGTATCTGTGAGAGATTAGGTTTCTTTTCATTCCTGGGATTTTGTTGGTCAAATGATCTATACTTGTATGGATGTTAACATTCTTTAGCCTGCTTGTTGTTCGCTGCATGTAGAGCCTGACTTCAGTTCGCTTCATCAGCACCTCGATAATCAGTCTTTCTCTAGGCGGTTGTCGAGCAATCACTACTCTTGAGCTAACCTGCCCTAATCTTGAGAAGGTCATTTTGGACAGCTGTGATCATTTGGAATATGCATCATTTTGCCCTGTAAGTGACATTGATTTATTATACAATTTATACTTGATTTTTGTGagatgagtttttttatttcttgccTTTTTTGTGCACTTCGATTTTTATCAgctgtaattttttatttcttctttccttttGAGTTGATCATGTGTTGAACTATGTGAAATAAGAACTACAGAATAATAGTATAACATCTTTTGCTTGTATTTATTTAGCTATCTGCATGGTTTAAGTAATAGTTTTATACATTTGCAGTCCAAGAGGTTGCTGTTATGTTAAGGCTTTGTAATTGGGACCACAGTTATTATCAGTGTATTAAGATACCTTGAAGTCATatcttgattttgaataaatcaTGAATCGTAGTAAATATTTGGATAATATTCGGAAAATAGGTCTTCCGATTCATGATTTGAATCTCGATCTGAAAGCTAAGCAACTCCCTTTTTTCATCTACTTCTCAGCTTGCTCTTCGATCTCTCAATTTAGGAATATGCCCAAAATTAAACATACTCCGCATTGAAGCAACGTTAATGGTCTCCATTGAGTTGAAAGGATGTGACGGACTGTCTGAAGCATCCCTTAATTGTCCTCTCTTGACATCTCTGGATGCTTCCTTTTGCAGGTGATGCTTTATTTGCTAGTTTCTTGGCTATCCTGCTTGCGTATGGAGTATGGACTGatgtttgttgttttgaattataGTCAACTCAATGATGACTGCTTGTCTGCAACAACCCGTGCCTGTCGACTAATTGAGTCATTAATATTAATGTCATGCCCATCGATTGGGTTAGATGGACCCTGCTCCTTGTATTGGCTCCCAAATTTAACCCTGCTTGATTTATCATACACTTTCTTGGTGACTCTGCAGCCTGTTTTTGACTCTTGTAAACAACTAAAggtaaaaaacattatattttagtttacatATTTTTTACTGTCTTGCAAATTACAAATAGTATAATAGTAGTGAAGAACCGCTCCTCCCATCCTCAAAACAAATCTCCAGAAGTGGTGGTTATTTAGTTTGATAAACCTAGCGAAGTTGTGATGTTATACTACCATACACACAGAAGTTGTTCAGAAGAGCTTATTTGTGTCTATCTCGTGTTTAAATACTTATATTATTAATGtttttggatttaaaaaaaaaaacatttatttcatttttcatcgtTTCCTGCTTCTGCAACAATGAAGACGCAGAAATTGGCTGGAAAATGGAGATAGAAGGGGACTGAAAAGAGAGAGGAAAAAGTGGGCAAAACTcctaacattattttgtttaatgagTTACTCATTCCTTGGTCCACAGGTTATGGAATGATGTATAAcatttgtataattattttctttgccTTTTTCTGACGGTGACATTCTTGTTTCTTGAAGGTTTTAAAGTTGCAGGCATGCAAATATCTCATCGACTCATCGCTTGAACCTCTTTACAAGGGGGGTGTTTTACCAACTCTTCAGGAGTTGGACTTGTCTTATGGAACTTTGTGTCAGCAAGCCATAGAAGAGCTTCTTTCTTGCTGCAGTCACCTTGCACATGTGAATTTGAATGGCTGTGTGAACATGCATGATTTAAACTGGGGGCAAAGTCGAGGAACTTTTCCTGAGTTACCTGGCATAAGCATCCTATCCATCGCAAGTTCCTACGAAAACAACCATGTGTCAAGTGAGTGACCCACCCGATTACTTCAGAACCTCAACTGCGTGGGTTGTCAAAATATTAGGAAGGTTTTCATTCCATCAACAGCACACTGTTcccatttattgtttttaaaccTTTCTCGGTCATCTAATTTGAAGGAGGTTGATGTAGCCTGTCTCAATCTATGATGGCTTAATCTAAGGTATTGTTTGCCTCTCAAATGAATGTGGATTGGTTTCTGTCCTCATAACAGATCGTAATGTTTTGACTTATCTCTTCAGCAACTGTTTCTCATTGGAAGTTCTGAAGCTAGAGTGTCCGAGATTAACCAATCTATTCCTTCAGGTTATTATTCTTATCTACCAATCTAAACTTATTCATGCACATCATGATTATTGTTCTGGATATACTTTAAAATTTATTGTGGTAAtatgttttttcatattttctgcATGAAAAATTCTAGCAACACACTATCAGACGCATTCTTTTGTACGCTCTTTGTTATTGAGTGAAATTCATGAGTCCTACCACGTAGGAAATGGTTCCCAGTTCCAACCCAATAGAGATTGAGACTCAACAAGTGTGTAAAGAATGTGTTAAGATTGTATTGCTAGAATGTGTTAAGACTCAACCTGTATGTGGGTGTTGGAAAGAATGTGTTAAGATTGTATCGCTGGAAATGTTTTTACTGCATTACAATTTACAATTGTCATTGACTATCATTATTGttttagaaaattattattctttcgTCTTGGGTTATGCGACTCCTTTCAAGAATGGGCGGCatacattttccttaaaaactGTTAGGGTATGGAGTTGACCTCTGTCCTTTACTTGAAATAAATCTGACATTTGATATTCATCATTTGAGGAATATTGTTCAATTGTATGACTTAAATTTAGTCATTCTTGCAACCCATTCATTAATTCATTGTTATAGTTATTTGCGTGCTCAAGTTGAGacaatttgaatattttaggCTTGCAATATTGACGAGGAAGCTGTTGAAGCTGCTATATATGTTGAAGACTCTTGATGTTCGCTTTTGTCCTAAGGTGAGAgcaaatacataaattttttgaaatgttgaTTTCAGTTAAAATGAAACTTTATCTTGCATGATGCAATGCATGGTTGCTTGAATGTTTGTTTTTATCATGTTCTTCAATCATTTGTGATATTCTATGGTGCTTTGTAGATAAGCTCAACAAGCATGGGAAGATTCCATGCAGCATGCTCTAGTTTGAAGCGTAAATATAGCAGCTTGTCAACTTCATCGGCATGATTTAGGATATTTTAAGTTTCGTGGTGTTTGTTCACTTGGAGAGAACGCATGCCTGACATTAAATCGAGTTATTTCTAATGTATTGTAGATTTTtaacttttgtatttttgtgtttgtttggcATATAGAAATGAGGTTATCTTCATGCATTGTAACAATAAGTTATCCTTGTTGTAAATTTTACATTTCAATTTGTTGCTGCATATTTTATTCTGAACTGGTCTGAAGAATAGGTGCCTGTTTGATCTTACATTTTACGATGGATGCGGGTATTTACATTTATAGTTTGATATTGCCTGTTTCTTTAACATGAATGCATATTTACaattatattttgatgaaattttcATATATGCACGAGATCAAATGGAATCAGTGTGCATGAACTTATTTGAATCAACATTCGATCTGCCAGTCTCAAACCTACACCATCAAACCAACCCTTGCGGGTTAGATTTTTCCAAACTTGTTGATTTGCCATAAAGTGTGCATGAATTTATTGATTTTCCAAACCTACACTATCAATTATATCTTGATTTTAAGTGGACGCATTGGATTATACAAGGAGTCTCTAGGTTAAAAATAAGATATATCTCTCATCTTTTAGCCAAATTTGGTTCTTTTTGCAGTATAATTTTTTATGCGCTGATTTTCTCAGTTATATTGCTTCTGTTTTATTGCAATCACAAGAAAATTAAATCATGACAATAGTTTTAGTTCACTTGAGATTGTAAAAGATAATTGTTCTTAATAGATTTAGCTAATATTTCTACCATGAAAATATCAAGTTTATTAACTTAAATACATTGTACTTTGAGCGCAGACAATAATTAGCTTAAAACATAAATTCATCTTAAGTTCAAGATTCAACACTTAGTTTTATCATAAACCTTCCTTGAGCATGCATGCAAGGTTCTTACATTACAACAGAGATGCTTTACACTTCAAAACAAGAAAGAGAAGAATAAGAATGAAAACAATACCACCAGAAGAACCACCAACTCTATGAATCCAATTACGATCAAACCTTGTGAAGCTCTTATCTAAAAAAGCTGATAAAGATATGACTAAAACCAATACAAAAAGCAACATTGGTAACCataaagtaacactaataggtTGTTCATCATCTTCCAATTCACTCTCTGATCTGTGATCTATGTATAGAGGAGAAGCCACAGCTAGAACTACCAAGCTTATGGCTGCTACTCTctcaaatgaagaaaatttgCTTCCCCTCCTATTAGCTTCAagttccattcaaaagattgatttagatgataaaaaattatgttcgGGGAAATTTTTTGTGTTGCTaattaaaatgtatatatgtttatatgatatgatgaaatTGCAACACAAAAATATTGATATGGTAAGTGGAATATTGCTTTTTCAAAGTAAGCACTAAAGAGCATCGGATTCTCATTCAAAAGAAATACATCAATGTGCGcaatttttttaacctttttctttttttgaaagaaagaggGTGTAAGcttgggaaaaaaaattataaaacagtCATATGAAAACTTAGAATTATCAGCTGACAATGATTAATTTAAGCAGGAGCAAACAAGCTCGTAGAAAAACAAAGAGACTCCATATTATCACAATTTCGATAGGGTTGAGTCATACGGAAGGAACTGAACTTCCACGACGTGACAAATTTATAGTGTGTCTAATTACTTGGTAAAGAAGTTTATTCAATGTGTTTCTCCTTTTCCATTGGAATAGAAGTcttgtgtatttttttgttttgcaaagTTTGAAGTGTAGGGtttatttaattagtaacaaTAACTAAGTTAATCAAGatcttatattattaaaaaaaaccttcAAATCTTTTGTACCGCCCAAAGCCTTTGAACttcagcatttttttttaagattgattttcaattttgaaatccAATAAACCGTTCAGCTAACATGTTTACTAAGCTTACTAATAGAAgaacaaaatcatatattttgacCTTATACCATATTCATCTTGGCTTTTTTAATCACAAATTTTGACCCCAAAATATTGTTGGGGAATGTCCCAACATATGATCATTTTAATCGAGTCAAGATCCTCCCCATTTTGTATCTCTtccatttcttccatttgaaaaagataaggacacaattaaatttaaaaataattaatgatggtgggacccacaatccatttgtatctcttccatttcttccctttggaaaataattaatgatggtgggacatGTGCCATATTTTGTGtttatccttttctttttagatGACAATCTccgtttatttttataaatagagagGATCCTAACTCATTTTAATCGaactatctttattttatattttgaataaattttatgtttatgtgaaaaaaatcttatattatTTAGTCTATTTAAAAAgtgtttgattaaaaataattaacgaAACATAATTATTAGGAATAAGAATTGTAACTTAATCAAAGGGAATTCAATGAAGATAAATCATCTTTGGGGTATAgttgtactctttttttttgaagcaatgggtatagttttaataaaacatgACAACATAACACATACACACAGTTACTTGTCCAAACCCACTCTGATATTGACGGAGAAACTTTGTCTTGATTGAGTTTCGATTCAGATTTTCTccaatttcaaaatacaaagaCTAGGCATATAATGAAGACATTGGCGCCTAACTTGAACATGTCCTAGTTACGAGTATAAGTAGTTCACACAAAACCGATAgaatcaaaaaatcaaataaaaaaatcttgcgACCCTTTATGGTTCGGTTCAAAAGTTGGATCATAGGAAACATAACATGATTGGTTCGGctctttattttcaattttgaaatcTCATGAATTGATGAATCAATACGTTTATTAAGTTAGTAAACTCACTTTGATTTTCTAAGAGCCATCATATTACTAATACCCTCACACCAATACAACAAGCAACATTTTTAGACGAACCAATCAACATGATCAAACCAAAGATTATcaatttagtttgatttttagaCGAACTAATCAACAAATCaacataatcaaatcaaatatcatcatataagtttgatttggtttcaCTTCTTTTTTCCGGtagtcggagttcgaactccggatcttatatatattatacattgtccttaACAACTGAGCTAATCATTTGGTTTCACTTCTAAGAACGCTAAAAATTAGATTTGGTTGGATTAGATTCTTTTACCAAAAACCGAACCGGTCGAATCCTTGACCGAAAACATAACCGGTCCGAATCCTTAAACCCTAGtgtcttctctcttctttctcacACTTCAGATCAATTCTTCTCTCTCACGCGAACGGCCCCTTGTTCCCACTCTCTCCCTCTGCTTCGATAAAGGTATGAGAATCTGAACTCTTTCTTCTACCTTTTCGTTTTATACctaatcattgttttttttttgagtttctTTGTTATTATGCTTTTGTAGTAAGATTTGTGTCAAATTACTTGTTTATTACTTctcaaatttattaatttaagaaaaaattagtaACCTTTTTGCATCTTGGTACTCTATTCGaatttacattttcaattttccGTATAGTTTAGTTCAGAGCAAAATTCCTGGGGTTTCTTatataaaagtgattatttttatttgtaggtttgtttattttgttatgttaagCATTCTGGGTATTTGAAATTTGTAATGGGTtgtctcatttttcttttgtgttaAAATCCCTTGAAATTCTttcttagtgtgtgtttggttctgcggtgacttaaatttgattttgaatgaattggttttgtaaaatgattTTAGATAAAGGTGAGTtcaatgtaaaatgttttatgtttggatgtatttatgtaaaagtggatttaataataaatttaaggcTAAAATCAATTGTAGAAGCCAAAAGCTACAAATTCTAGCTTTTAAGTAGAATCAATTCTCCcttaagggtctgtttggattgacttatttgagctttaCTATTGGTATAAGTTTTGTAAGGCTGTTtggaagaacttatgaaaacatcttatgacattgttcataagctgtttttaacttattttcataagttctcctaGCTAGCTTGTAAAATCAGCTTATAGCTCGTAAGaaattaatttaactttattttatcttttgctattgaaatagcttatacataagctgcaaataagttgtttatccaaacagatcCTAAATCATTCaaacatgataaaattaattctacaacctttaaatcaattttgaccccttcaaaatttaaatcaaacatGTGGTTGATGAAATAGTGAAGAAAGAAAGGATTTCTGTTACTTTTAATGCTAGGGGTGGGTTTGGGACAATTGGGGCAGGggtctattgtttttacaaactACTGTTTTGCGGGGATGGGGCGGGGCAGGGATACCTGAACCCCCGTCAGGGATCCGGAGGGTTACAAGGAATGATCAGAGACTCGGGTTCGGGGACGGGGAAGGCAAAAACCATCCCTGCCCTGTTGCCATGCCTAGTTCAGAGGGTCTATCTACAAAATACTTCTTGCCATATTATAAATATGAGAGCTGCAGCCTCATAAACCAATTCCAGTTTCTCCCTGCCATTAGTTATCAGTCAGTTTTCTAATTAAACCCACAATTTCTTTTATTACCTTTTAATGTGGAGAGTAATACCCAAGTTTATAACATTTTATACCTTTACACAAGTTTGTAATAATTAGAACTTCCTTGGTAAATTGTGTACAAACTACAAATACCTTGATATACACTAGAACTAGAAATGTTGAGCAAATGGATAGTTCTTTTCGATAAGTAAACATGGTGCAAATTGTGTATTGAAACAATTAGACTTTTCAATGGCAGACTTTGTTTACACGAAGTCATATAGTATGAACTTGTATAACTCACTAAATAAGTttgtgttacttttattttcatttttgtttcaaaagCTTTGTACTCAGAAAACCTTGATACTCCTTGGAATTAATAGCTGAGGTGAATTTGCTAACAGAACTTATGTTTTTGTGATGTCTGAACT is from Medicago truncatula cultivar Jemalong A17 chromosome 1, MtrunA17r5.0-ANR, whole genome shotgun sequence and encodes:
- the LOC120578041 gene encoding uncharacterized protein, yielding MELEANRRGSKFSSFERVAAISLVVLAVASPLYIDHRSESELEDDEQPISVTLWLPMLLFVLVLVISLSAFLDKSFTRFDRNWIHRVGGSSGGIVFILILLFLVLKCKASLL